A window of Blastomonas sp. SL216 contains these coding sequences:
- a CDS encoding DMT family transporter — MTKATERGGILAILALIFANVALAFGPLFVRMADTGPVSAGFWRLTLALPVLIVIALQQREPMTGYRSAIWWMLALGGVAFALDLASWNFGIERTKLANSTLFGNMGSVIMVIYGFVISRAWPHKAEAGAVLLAIIGAGLLMGSSYELDVRNLVGDLFCLLAGILYVVYLLSIRHVRNDLGSWSVLVWSTVFGIAPLLAIALALGEPVWPTDWTPVLLLALVCQLFGQGLMVYAVSHFSPVVLGIALLSQPAIAAVIGWQAFGERLSVNDTIGMVAIGAALVLVRLPEARRAARLAASPPAP; from the coding sequence ATGACAAAAGCAACCGAGCGGGGCGGAATCCTGGCCATTCTCGCGCTGATCTTCGCCAATGTGGCGCTCGCCTTCGGGCCGCTGTTCGTGCGGATGGCCGATACCGGGCCGGTTTCCGCCGGATTCTGGCGGCTGACGCTGGCGCTGCCGGTGCTGATCGTTATCGCCTTGCAGCAGCGCGAACCGATGACGGGCTATCGCAGCGCCATCTGGTGGATGCTCGCTTTGGGCGGTGTTGCCTTTGCGCTCGACCTGGCCAGCTGGAATTTCGGGATCGAGCGCACCAAGCTCGCCAATTCGACGCTGTTCGGCAATATGGGCAGCGTCATCATGGTGATCTACGGCTTCGTCATCAGCCGCGCCTGGCCGCACAAGGCCGAAGCAGGCGCGGTGCTGCTGGCGATCATCGGCGCCGGGCTGCTGATGGGCAGCTCGTACGAGCTTGATGTCCGCAATCTCGTCGGCGACCTGTTCTGCCTGCTCGCCGGCATCCTGTACGTCGTCTATCTGCTCAGCATCCGGCATGTCCGCAATGACCTGGGCAGTTGGTCGGTGCTGGTCTGGTCCACCGTTTTCGGCATCGCGCCGTTGCTGGCGATCGCGCTGGCGCTGGGCGAGCCGGTCTGGCCGACCGACTGGACGCCGGTGCTGCTGCTCGCGCTGGTATGCCAGCTCTTCGGCCAGGGGCTGATGGTCTATGCGGTCAGCCATTTCTCGCCCGTGGTGCTGGGCATTGCCCTGCTCAGCCAGCCCGCGATCGCCGCGGTCATCGGCTGGCAGGCCTTTGGCGAACGGCTGTCGGTCAACGACACCATCGGCATGGTCGCGATCGGCGCGGCGCTGGTGCTGGTTCGGCTGCCCGAGGCCCGGCGCGCGGCGCGGCTTGCAGCTTCGCCTCCGGCTCCCTAA
- a CDS encoding acyl-CoA dehydrogenase yields the protein MFAPNDDQQLLIDSARRFTQKHYADDRLGQMGEAPLNTALWAEMAEAGWLMLPFAEADGGLQGEGQSGLGDCVSLFEVLGEGLVVEPVLASTILAGGLIAAAPESQSRSDLIEAIVSGGAPVGVALHEPRARHDIWYCEAKATKSGDGWTLSGHKSLAHGAAAAETIIVLARIEGEPGSGAAGLGLFLVPADCAGVTVTPYRLRDDHWVADVKLEGAALGADALLLGPGAAGEALEKVIDKARLLLAAEGTGIMRRVCLATQAYTMDRKQFGVPLASFQVLQHRMVDMQVAFDQARSLVYEAVTHDAAGDSAEATRAARAAYRAVSEDGVEVGKQAIQLHGGMGMSEELPLGRALRRLLAIRQAFPL from the coding sequence ATGTTCGCACCCAATGATGACCAGCAGCTGCTGATCGACAGCGCCCGCCGCTTCACCCAGAAACATTATGCCGACGACAGGCTCGGCCAGATGGGAGAAGCTCCGCTCAACACCGCGCTCTGGGCCGAAATGGCCGAAGCCGGATGGCTGATGCTGCCCTTTGCCGAGGCCGATGGCGGCCTGCAGGGCGAAGGCCAGTCGGGCCTGGGCGATTGCGTCAGCCTGTTCGAGGTGCTGGGCGAAGGCCTGGTGGTCGAGCCGGTGCTGGCCAGCACCATCCTGGCCGGCGGTCTGATCGCCGCCGCACCTGAATCGCAGAGCCGCAGCGACCTGATCGAAGCCATCGTCTCGGGCGGTGCGCCGGTGGGCGTGGCGCTGCACGAACCGCGCGCGCGGCACGACATCTGGTATTGCGAGGCGAAGGCGACGAAGAGCGGCGACGGCTGGACGCTGAGCGGCCACAAGTCGCTGGCCCATGGCGCTGCCGCCGCCGAGACCATCATCGTCCTCGCCCGGATTGAGGGTGAGCCGGGCAGCGGTGCTGCTGGTCTGGGCCTGTTCCTCGTCCCCGCCGATTGTGCGGGCGTCACCGTTACCCCTTATCGCCTGCGCGACGACCATTGGGTGGCCGATGTGAAGCTGGAAGGCGCAGCGCTTGGCGCCGACGCCCTGCTGCTGGGTCCCGGCGCGGCTGGCGAAGCGCTGGAAAAGGTGATCGACAAGGCCCGGCTGCTGCTGGCAGCCGAAGGCACCGGCATCATGCGCCGCGTGTGCCTGGCCACCCAGGCCTATACCATGGACCGCAAGCAGTTCGGCGTGCCGCTCGCCTCGTTCCAGGTGCTGCAGCATCGGATGGTCGACATGCAGGTCGCCTTCGATCAGGCGCGCTCGCTGGTCTATGAGGCGGTGACTCACGATGCCGCAGGCGATTCTGCCGAAGCCACCCGCGCCGCGCGCGCCGCCTATCGCGCGGTCAGCGAGGACGGTGTCGAGGTCGGCAAGCAGGCGATCCAGCTGCACGGCGGCATGGGCATGTCCGAAGAACTGCCGCTAGGACGCGCGCTGCGCCGCCTGCTGGCGATCCGCCAGGCGTTCCCGCTATAA
- a CDS encoding alkene reductase produces the protein MPTLFDPVQLGAIACPNRILMAPLTRCRSTKAHVPVPLMGEYYAQRASAGLIISEATGISPEGLGTPFAPGIWNDEQVEGWKPVVERVHKAGGRIICQLWHMGRLVHSDFNGGKPPVSASATRFDYHAHTYEGLKPYDTARPLEVAEMPRILDDYARATENARKAGFDGVQIHAANGYLIDQFIRSSSNLRDDEYGGPIENRIRLLGEIAERLVEVWSHDHVSVRLSPNGETQGVNDATPEETFTAAAALLDRIGIAFLELREPPMDGTFGASDVPPVSPQIRKVFKGPLVLNSDYDRDKAIAAMAGGIPDAISFGRTFLANPDLPARLAAAAPLNPDNPARWYGGTPEGYTDYPTMAEQGLDAEAAAAS, from the coding sequence ATGCCTACCCTGTTCGATCCCGTCCAGCTTGGCGCGATAGCCTGCCCCAACCGCATCCTGATGGCGCCGCTGACCCGCTGCCGCTCAACCAAGGCGCATGTGCCGGTGCCGCTGATGGGTGAATATTATGCGCAGCGCGCCAGCGCCGGGCTGATCATTTCCGAAGCCACCGGCATCAGCCCGGAAGGCCTGGGCACCCCCTTTGCGCCCGGCATCTGGAACGACGAGCAGGTCGAAGGCTGGAAGCCGGTGGTCGAGCGCGTGCACAAGGCGGGCGGGCGGATCATCTGCCAGCTGTGGCATATGGGGCGTCTGGTGCATTCGGACTTCAACGGCGGCAAGCCCCCGGTCTCTGCCTCGGCGACGCGGTTCGATTATCATGCGCATACCTATGAGGGGCTGAAGCCCTATGACACCGCGCGCCCGCTCGAAGTCGCGGAAATGCCGCGCATTCTGGACGACTATGCCCGCGCCACCGAAAATGCGCGCAAGGCCGGGTTCGATGGCGTGCAGATTCATGCCGCCAATGGCTATCTGATCGACCAGTTCATCCGCTCCTCGTCCAACCTGCGAGACGACGAATATGGCGGCCCGATCGAAAACCGCATCCGCCTGCTCGGCGAGATTGCCGAACGGCTGGTTGAGGTGTGGAGCCACGACCATGTCTCGGTTCGTCTGTCGCCCAATGGCGAGACGCAGGGCGTCAACGATGCGACGCCGGAAGAGACGTTTACTGCAGCAGCCGCGCTGCTCGACAGGATCGGAATCGCGTTTCTCGAACTGCGCGAGCCGCCGATGGACGGCACCTTTGGCGCCAGCGATGTGCCGCCGGTCAGCCCGCAGATCCGCAAGGTATTCAAAGGCCCGCTGGTGCTGAACAGCGACTATGATCGCGACAAGGCGATCGCCGCGATGGCGGGCGGCATTCCCGACGCGATCAGCTTTGGCCGCACCTTTCTGGCCAATCCTGACCTGCCCGCAAGGCTGGCCGCCGCAGCGCCGCTCAACCCGGACAATCCCGCGCGCTGGTATGGCGGCACGCCCGAAGGCTATACCGACTATCCGACCATGGCCGAGCAGGGCCTGGACGCCGAAGCCGCAGCGGCATCATGA
- a CDS encoding COQ9 family protein: MYRPTKIDTLPADPTMDEVRQFLPPFIADEAVFDGWTPAARDAAASAQGVEAGLAALAFDHGPMDMIDAWINHIDAQMIAAFPPERIAAMKIRERIRALVAFRFEAVAHQREALRRATSIMALPANLARTARISWRTADLMWRLAGDTATDYNHYTKRTILSGVYGSTLMAFLDDESPDFADTHAFLERRIDNVMQFEKAKAKWTSKGETLSLSRFLGRLRYPAR; this comes from the coding sequence ATGTACCGCCCGACCAAGATCGACACCCTGCCCGCCGACCCGACGATGGACGAGGTCCGGCAGTTCCTGCCGCCGTTCATTGCGGATGAGGCGGTGTTCGATGGCTGGACCCCGGCGGCGCGCGATGCCGCTGCCAGCGCGCAGGGCGTGGAGGCCGGGCTCGCTGCCCTTGCCTTCGATCATGGGCCGATGGACATGATCGATGCCTGGATCAACCATATCGACGCGCAGATGATTGCGGCCTTCCCGCCCGAGCGCATCGCCGCGATGAAGATCCGCGAACGCATCCGCGCGCTGGTGGCCTTCCGGTTCGAGGCGGTGGCCCATCAGCGCGAGGCCCTGCGCCGCGCAACATCGATCATGGCGCTACCCGCCAACCTGGCCCGCACCGCGCGCATATCGTGGCGCACGGCAGACCTGATGTGGCGGCTGGCCGGCGACACCGCGACCGATTACAACCACTATACCAAGCGCACGATCCTCTCGGGCGTCTATGGCTCGACCCTGATGGCGTTTCTCGACGACGAAAGCCCCGATTTCGCCGACACGCACGCGTTTCTCGAACGCCGCATCGACAATGTGATGCAGTTCGAGAAAGCCAAGGCCAAATGGACGAGCAAGGGCGAAACCCTGAGCCTGTCGCGCTTCCTGGGACGGTTGCGCTACCCGGCGCGGTAA
- a CDS encoding ParA family protein → MAAIAVFNPKGGVGKTTLAVNLAWEAAHAGNRTLLWDLDGQGDSTALLVTTRQPPRLDAARLMHGIAEIGTHILPSKVAGLDVLVPDEEMRRTDNWFVHMAQQQRLARLFVELKERYDRIVIDCPPGLGDTARKLLLVADLIIVPVIPAPLAQRGLERVRHYVTHKRGRHAPILPIFSMVDRRRSLHKAALAEHPDWPVVPMTSAAEQMTSAQLPLGAIAPQAPAAQTFRRLWNGIDSKLCQMRLARKVVPGVVMPRFDPQGAAAGPLAGGPPQL, encoded by the coding sequence GTGGCCGCCATTGCTGTGTTCAATCCCAAGGGCGGGGTGGGAAAGACCACGCTGGCCGTCAACCTGGCCTGGGAGGCAGCCCATGCCGGCAACCGCACCTTGCTGTGGGATCTGGACGGCCAGGGCGACAGCACCGCGCTTCTGGTCACCACGCGCCAGCCGCCCCGGCTGGATGCCGCGCGGCTGATGCATGGCATTGCAGAGATCGGCACGCATATTCTGCCCAGCAAGGTGGCGGGTCTCGACGTGCTGGTCCCCGATGAAGAGATGCGGCGGACCGACAACTGGTTCGTCCATATGGCGCAGCAGCAACGGCTGGCCCGGCTGTTCGTGGAATTGAAGGAGCGCTACGACCGGATCGTGATCGACTGCCCGCCGGGCCTGGGCGACACCGCGCGCAAGCTGCTGCTGGTGGCGGATCTGATCATCGTGCCGGTCATCCCCGCCCCGCTGGCGCAACGCGGGCTTGAACGGGTGCGCCATTATGTGACCCACAAGCGCGGACGGCATGCGCCCATCCTGCCGATCTTCTCGATGGTCGATCGACGCCGTTCGCTGCACAAGGCTGCACTGGCCGAGCATCCGGACTGGCCCGTGGTACCGATGACCAGTGCGGCCGAGCAGATGACCAGTGCGCAGTTGCCGCTGGGCGCAATTGCTCCCCAAGCACCTGCCGCGCAGACATTCCGGCGGCTGTGGAACGGCATCGACAGCAAGCTGTGTCAGATGCGGCTGGCGCGCAAGGTGGTTCCGGGGGTGGTGATGCCCCGCTTCGATCCGCAGGGCGCGGCGGCCGGTCCGCTGGCGGGCGGACCTCCGCAGCTCTGA
- a CDS encoding sterol desaturase family protein yields MIASSQPWLISAVLVGTALALLLAEAIWPRRRRSLPLARRWPAHIGFVLVNMPVERGVQALIFIALSGAVTGYAPQPDFGLLPMTGLPGWAQGLLAILLLDLAVWAQHWATHRIPLLWRIHRVHHADRDLDMSTALRFHPIEIGLSMLFKMGVALALGAPLWALIVFELLLALLPMFNHANLALPLWLDSVLRLVIVTPDMHRVHHSTRRIEHDSNYGFCLSVWDRVFRTYRARPSGGHDAMAIGLSDYPGQETARFGWAMRLPFR; encoded by the coding sequence ATGATCGCCAGCAGCCAGCCCTGGCTGATCAGCGCGGTGCTGGTCGGCACGGCGCTGGCGCTGCTGCTGGCTGAAGCAATCTGGCCGCGCCGCCGGCGCAGCCTGCCGCTGGCGCGGCGTTGGCCTGCGCATATCGGCTTTGTCCTCGTCAACATGCCGGTCGAACGCGGGGTGCAGGCCTTGATATTCATCGCGCTGTCCGGCGCGGTGACCGGCTATGCGCCGCAGCCCGATTTCGGCTTGCTGCCGATGACCGGCCTGCCCGGCTGGGCGCAGGGCCTGCTCGCGATCCTGCTGCTCGATCTCGCCGTCTGGGCACAGCATTGGGCGACGCACCGCATTCCGCTGCTCTGGCGAATTCACCGGGTACACCATGCCGATCGCGATCTCGACATGTCGACCGCGCTGCGATTCCATCCGATCGAGATCGGCCTGTCGATGCTGTTCAAGATGGGCGTCGCGCTGGCGCTGGGGGCGCCCTTATGGGCGCTGATCGTGTTCGAACTGCTGCTGGCGCTGCTGCCGATGTTCAACCATGCCAATCTGGCGCTGCCATTGTGGCTGGACAGCGTGCTGAGGCTGGTCATCGTCACGCCCGACATGCACCGCGTGCATCACAGCACCCGACGGATTGAGCATGACAGCAATTATGGCTTCTGCCTGTCGGTCTGGGACAGGGTCTTCCGCACCTATCGCGCGCGCCCCAGCGGCGGGCATGATGCGATGGCGATCGGCCTCAGCGATTATCCCGGGCAGGAAACGGCGCGCTTCGGCTGGGCGATGCGCTTGCCGTTTCGGTGA
- a CDS encoding nuclear transport factor 2 family protein, which translates to MTAATDPLSIVQAFLKAMEPLDYDTALQWVAADCAYTNPPPLGSVQGPAGIRAVLEPFFSPTVENEFRVLRHAVNGSTVMLERLDRHRLADKWVELPVTGVFEVKDGLIVYWRDYFDVATIMSEWPVG; encoded by the coding sequence ATGACAGCCGCCACAGACCCTCTTTCGATCGTCCAGGCCTTTCTGAAGGCCATGGAGCCGCTCGACTATGACACCGCGCTGCAATGGGTGGCGGCGGACTGCGCCTATACCAATCCGCCGCCGCTTGGTTCGGTACAGGGTCCGGCGGGGATCAGGGCAGTGCTGGAACCGTTCTTTTCGCCCACGGTCGAAAACGAGTTCCGCGTGCTGCGCCATGCGGTCAATGGAAGCACCGTGATGCTCGAGCGGCTCGACCGGCACCGGCTGGCGGACAAATGGGTCGAGCTTCCGGTGACAGGCGTGTTCGAGGTGAAGGACGGCCTGATCGTCTATTGGCGCGATTATTTCGATGTCGCGACGATCATGTCCGAATGGCCCGTGGGCTGA